TTTCCAGCTGATGCAGGGCAAGATAGCAGACATGTATACAGCGATGAATTCTGCGCGTGCCTATGTCTATGAGGTTGCCAAAGCCTGTGATCGGGGAACGGTGACCCGGCAGGACGCGGCGGCCTGCTGTCTGTACGCCTCTGAGCAGGCGATGGTGCAGGCGCATCAGGCGGTGCAGGCGCTGGGCGGGGCGGGATATCTGTCCGACAATCCGGTGGGCCGCATTTTCCGCGATGCCAAGCTGATGGAGATCGGCGCTGGAACATCTGAAATTCGCCGCATGCTGATTGGACGCGAGTTGATGGGGGCAATGTCGTGAAGAGATACCTCGCGGTAGCCCTGTTTCTGGGAACATCCGTTTCGGCCCAGGATATAGTCTATTCACATGAGGCAACGGATACCTGCGCAATGCAGGCAGACTCGATTGATGATAGAAGGCAGTGCATCGGGATGTCGGCCAATGCCTGCATGGAAGCCTCTCCGGAAGGATTTACAACCATTGGCATGATGCAGTGCATCGACAGCGAGCGGGAGTACTGGGATGGGCAGTTGAACCAGACTTACAAACTGCTGAAGGATGCCTACAAACCGCAGGATGCCGAGCTGGATAAGATGGAGTCATCTGCGCCGCGCATGGGGCCAGCCTTGCGCGATATGCAACGCTCCTGGATTGCCTATCGCGATGCAACCTGTGACTTCGAGCAGTCGCAATGGGGTGGAGGCAGTGGCGGCGGTCCTGCTGTTTTGTCCTGTTTGCTCAGACTGACCGCGTTTCAGTCGATCTTTCTGCTGCAGACCTGGTCTGGCGAATAGCACGGCCACAGTCGCGATGCTGGTGAAAACAAAAGGCCCACGCAACCGAGAGAGACTGCGCGGGCAAAATGCTGAGATGATGAACCAAGGGAGCGTCATCACATTGGATACAAAGGATCAGAACTGGTGCACGTAGCTCAGGCCAATCACGATGGGGTCTATCTCGGCGGTACCAATGGACACGCCATCCAGGGTGGCGTTGCTGTCAATGTCCATATAGCGCACATTCAAGCGCATCGCGCCACGATCCGACACCTGCCAGTCCGCGCCAGCCTGAACAGCATATCCCCAGCTGTCTTCCAGAGCCAGAACGCCCAATGCCGAGGACTCTTCAAAGAATGTGGTGTAGTTCAGGCCAACCCCGAAAAAGGGTTTGATTTTGCCGTTGGTGGGCACGTGATAGTTGACAGACAAGGTCGGCGGCAGCTGCCGTGTGGTACCCGCAAAGGCCCCGCCAATGGTAATGTCATGCTCGAACGGAGTGGCCGCCAACAATTCAATGCCAAGATTGTCACGGATGAAATACTCGACAGTAAGCGACAGTTGGGTGTCGTCGCCGATGGAGGTGGCGCTACCTGCCAGGATACCATTGTCGGACTTGGGATTGACGTTGGCGACGCCGACCCCAAAGGTCCAGTCGCCCTGGGATTGGGCGATTGCGGGCGCGGCAAGGGCAGTACATGCGGCGGTTACGGCCAGGGCCGCTATGGTGCGTTTCATGGGGAATTAGCCTTTTCTTCTGTATCCGCACAGAGGGTGCCAGAAAAGGCAGAAATGAACCCTGACATAGATCAAGTTCCTGCTGTCTTGCCCTTTGAAAATGCAGTGAAAAATAACATACCCGGTATGCACTGGAGGCATGGTTAGAGATGACTGAAATATACAGGCATTCGGGGCTAAAGCCGGATGGCAGCTGGGATCTTCCTGATCGGCTGAACATGGCGGCGCAGGCCTTGGCGCACCCGGCCGGGCAGCTGGCGGTGATTGATCTGACCGGTCCGCAGCGGGTGGATGTGTCTTATGGTGAATTGGCGCAGATGGTGGACGCTCTTGCACGTTATTTGCTGACCCGTATTCAGCCGGGTGATCGCGTCGGTGTTTTGCTCAGCCAATCGGTCGGCTGTGCGGCGGCGCATCTGGCCATCTGGAAAGTTGGCGCCATTTCGGTGCCGCTGTTCAAATTGTTCAAAAGTGACGCTCTGGCCAGTCGTGCGGGTGATGCCGGGGTGCAGTTTGTCTTCACTGATGTTGAGGGCGCCGATCTGCTGGGCGATCTGGCGGAACCGGTGATGGTTGATCAGGCTGGGCTGGCTGGTGATGTCGTTGGCTTTGCCGAGACCGCGCCCGATACCCCAGCCGTGCTGATCTACACATCCGGCACCACGGGCAGCCCTAAAGGCGCGTTGCATGGTCACCGGGTGTTAACAGGGCATTTGCCGGGTGTTGCGATCAGCCATGACCACCTTGGCCAACCCGGTGATTGCCTGTGGACGCCGGCCGACTGGGCCTGGATTGGCGGCTTGTTTGATGTCGCGATGCCGGGACTGGCGCTGGGCGTGCCCGTGGTGGCGGCACGGTTGGACAAGTTCACCCCCGAGGCCTGCGCCAATGTGATCGCGCGTGGCGATGTCCGCAACGTGTTTTTCCCTCCCACCGCCTTGCGCATGCTCAAGGCGGCCGGGCAGGGGCTCAGCGGTCTGCGCTCGGTTGCCTCGGGCGGAGAGCCCCTGGGCGCGGAGATGCTCGCCTGGGGCAAGCGGTGTCTTGGCGTGAGTATCAACGAATTCTATGGCCAGACTGAATGCAATATGGTCGCGTCTTCCTGTGGCGCGGATTTCGCACCGCGCCCCGGCTGTATCGGTAAGGGGGTACCGGGGCATGACCTTGCGGTTCTGGACGGCGACGGAGTGCCTTGTCATGACGAAGGTGATGTCGCAGTGCGCCGTGGATCCGCCCCGATGATGCTGAAATACTGGAACCGCCCTGACGAGACCGCTGCCAAGTTCAATGGGGAATGGTTGATCACAGGCGATCGCGGTATTTGGGAGGGCGACTATCTGCGCTTTGTTGGGCGCGAGGATGATGTGATCACCTCCTCTGGCTATCGTATCGGCCCGGCTGAGATAGAAGACTGTTTGATGACACATCCGGCGGTAGCCACGGTGGGGGTGGTGGGCAAGCCGGACCCGCTGCGCACCGAGATCGTCAAGGCCTATGTGGTGTTGAAACCCGGCCAAGCGGCCAGCGAGAAAGAGTTGCAAGATCACGTTAAAGAGCGCCTGGCCCAGTACTCCTATCCGCGCGAGGTGGAATTTCTAGAGGCGTTGCCCATGACCGTCACCGGCAAAGTGATCCGTAGGGAACTGAAGGCCCGGGCTGGGGGAGAGACCGGGCAATGAAACACGCACGCGTCCTCACTTTTGGTGCACTTCTATTTGGCTGGGCTCTCGCTGTGCAAGTTAATGCACAAGTCACAATCTCCGGTGAAACCACTCCAGAAGACGAAGGCGGCTTTACATTCAATAGTGGCCTCATTGAAAGCTGCATGACAGAAGCCCGAGACAATCTGGGAAGTGAAGGCTACCGGCGGGCAAT
This portion of the Parasedimentitalea marina genome encodes:
- a CDS encoding lysozyme inhibitor LprI family protein, whose translation is MKRYLAVALFLGTSVSAQDIVYSHEATDTCAMQADSIDDRRQCIGMSANACMEASPEGFTTIGMMQCIDSEREYWDGQLNQTYKLLKDAYKPQDAELDKMESSAPRMGPALRDMQRSWIAYRDATCDFEQSQWGGGSGGGPAVLSCLLRLTAFQSIFLLQTWSGE
- a CDS encoding OmpW/AlkL family protein; this encodes MKRTIAALAVTAACTALAAPAIAQSQGDWTFGVGVANVNPKSDNGILAGSATSIGDDTQLSLTVEYFIRDNLGIELLAATPFEHDITIGGAFAGTTRQLPPTLSVNYHVPTNGKIKPFFGVGLNYTTFFEESSALGVLALEDSWGYAVQAGADWQVSDRGAMRLNVRYMDIDSNATLDGVSIGTAEIDPIVIGLSYVHQF
- a CDS encoding AMP-binding protein encodes the protein MTEIYRHSGLKPDGSWDLPDRLNMAAQALAHPAGQLAVIDLTGPQRVDVSYGELAQMVDALARYLLTRIQPGDRVGVLLSQSVGCAAAHLAIWKVGAISVPLFKLFKSDALASRAGDAGVQFVFTDVEGADLLGDLAEPVMVDQAGLAGDVVGFAETAPDTPAVLIYTSGTTGSPKGALHGHRVLTGHLPGVAISHDHLGQPGDCLWTPADWAWIGGLFDVAMPGLALGVPVVAARLDKFTPEACANVIARGDVRNVFFPPTALRMLKAAGQGLSGLRSVASGGEPLGAEMLAWGKRCLGVSINEFYGQTECNMVASSCGADFAPRPGCIGKGVPGHDLAVLDGDGVPCHDEGDVAVRRGSAPMMLKYWNRPDETAAKFNGEWLITGDRGIWEGDYLRFVGREDDVITSSGYRIGPAEIEDCLMTHPAVATVGVVGKPDPLRTEIVKAYVVLKPGQAASEKELQDHVKERLAQYSYPREVEFLEALPMTVTGKVIRRELKARAGGETGQ